Genomic DNA from Oncorhynchus tshawytscha isolate Ot180627B linkage group LG04, Otsh_v2.0, whole genome shotgun sequence:
CTACAAACGATGAGCATGTCTAACAGGAAAACGGCAAGTGTTCGTTTAAAATGATTGCATACCTTGAAGAGAACGATTCTCTACTCAAGAGCAGCAATGCAATATCTATACATGCCACGCGCTCAGTGCTAGAAAAAGTAACCTGACCGAACAGAGCGGAAGCAACAAAATACATTCGTTGATACAAGTCTGAGGATGATACATTGTAAATACACGCCTTTCTCTCAAATCAACACTTCGTCCGATTACTTTTAATGAAACATCAGTAGTTCATTTTCATTCGAATCTAGTCAAATCTCATCGTTTTCAATTGTTTCAAGTTTTACTGAAAataaaatagcttatttacaaATGGTTTGGGTGCTCAATAAATTGTGTGTAATATTCCATATGACGATACCAATTCATTAGGAATTAATTAGTACAGTCCCTTCATTTATTCATACATTTCCGTCTAACAACAAAAGTACTATTATCTCGGGGGCACAATACAAAACATGAGAATATGAATGATTGCTATTTATTCAAACTTAAaaagaaaaacaacaaagaaaatgTCCAGCATATAAATTAAGTAAATCACACAATTAAATACATATCTTGAAACAAAGATGAAACTGAAGAAAAAcgtaaaaacactttttttttttttttttttttttacagtactgCATTGTTCCTCTGTATCAACAGAAATCAAAACATCACAATTTCACAAATGGTGATTAGGTTACTGCATCTATCAGGTGATGCAATAATGCATACAATATTATCACCAGACAGAATTCATTGTCATAGTTCCTAATAATAGTCCAAACCAAGGGATCAATATTGGAATGTTTCTTAGTTTCTAACTGCAGATGTAagggtatagtgtgtatataatgaCGTAGAGTGAGCAAGGAGCTCATAAAATAGAGATTTAGCTATGTCTCCAATTTGGGACACATTGTTAAATTGCAGCAGTGAAGGTTAATGTGTAAACCACAGTGCTCTTCATCAAGAACATACCTGAATTAAGTATGGGTAACGTGAAAAAATAATTATAGCAACCTTTAGCATTTAAAGAAACATCGGTCATTTAAACCAATTACATAAATAAGCATGTTTCAATATCACCAGTGAAATCAGTGTAAACAAAAATACAAAGATAATTTCTCTCAAGAATATCACTGGCCTCTGAAAATGGATAGGCTAACCAGTTCATATTTGTAACTGGTCAACCTTTGGATAGAGAAAAGAGACACTTTTTCCTGTTGGTTGGTACGTCTACTTTGTCTTAGCAATAAACAAGAATGtcatgagaagaggagagatgctgatgtctttctctgtatctgtttctctcccatttctctgGGTCATTTCCCCACTGGCTGGTGGTTGTCTCATTGTTGTCTCTGCTCTTATCAGTCCTTAGAGAGTGTCTCTCTTCCTTTAGCTGAAGCACACAGGCCCAACAGTGAATCCAAACTCCTGTGTGAGGTCACTGCTGCCGAACACTGCCAGATCTCTCAGGGGAAGCAGATCCAAGTCCTCACTCTCAAACTGGAACACCGCCTCACGACGGCCTCCGGAATGCAGCTCCTCAGAGGGCTGCCAAGAGAAACACAAAGTACATACATACAAGTATTGAAGTGactctcttcaccatctctcaACAGCCTTccctcctcaccaccaccaccacaatctAATATAGTACATGGTAATCATTATAGGGTAGTCTAAAAACATACCACACAATCTTGTAATGTCCCCAGGTaactctgtctttgtgtgtctgccaGGAACTTCACCTCTCTTTCGCCTGGTCCCTGTATGTTCCCAGGCTGGCAGGAGTAGGTGATGTTCTGACTGGTGAGCCTGCTGTTCAACCTCAGGAATCTCATCTGCACCACGTCGGGTCCTAGATACTCAAACTGGGAGAGGGCATGGAAGGAAGGAAATCAAACCAGAAACACAAAAGCATTTCATTGTACTGTGTACACCACATATATCCTttgcatatgacaaataaactttgatttgattcgatttgagaATCATGATTGGATTTGAGGCTTACCTGAAAGCCTTTTTCCTTTGAACTCAACCAATGAAATGAGTTATTTGTCCCAGAATCCTTCAGCCATGCTTTTACTGGCACCTGAAGTTCGAATGTATTTCATATGTTATTACATACATTTAGCATATGTTATTACCATATTATATAAGCTCTATGGTTCAGTGGGTCCCAGAGCCAGAAGTGTGTGTGCAAGTACCTGAGGCTGGAGCGGAGATAGACAGGTCTTTGGTGCTGTAGTGAAGTCACAGTACACCAGAAGGGCATCAACTGGGCTGCCCTGGTTAGGATCAATGTAATACATCCCTGGAACATGTAACAACCTTTACATCAGAAACTGAGCAGGGTTCCATCTCTCTGCTGCTGTACAACCGCTCCCACACAAATCCAATAAGCATATTGTACATTTAAGATGCTTTAAAATATCTGATAGCAATATTGTGGTATTAGAATATAACAGAGAAGTCTTCACATTGTGGAAGAAGCCCATACCATTAGTGAAGTTGGGCTGGGAGAGCCAGAGCTCCAAGCAGGTGGTAGCTGGGTGTTCTTTAGTGCCGTCTGGTGGATCTATGAGCAAGTGCAGTTCTTGGTGCAATAAATCCAGTAGAGTCTGGATCAGGAGGTAGTTGGGCTTGTCTGACAGGTACATGAGGTCCTGATCAGGCAGGGGTTGAAACAAGGAGGTGTTGTAATATAAATAGTTATGGCTAAATTTGCTGAAATGGCTTTAGTTTCAAAATGGAAGTCTTTGGATGTGCTTGGATAGATTACCAACGACTTGCCTTGAGTTGTGCCAGAGAGAGATTCAAAGAGGTTCCAGGGGGGCCAGGAGGTCCAGGGAGGCCCTGACATAAATAAGGAAAAACAAACACAATATCTAAGTTAATCTCATTGCCCTGGGTTGCCAGATTGGGTCAGGAATTATTTTGATTTCATTAAACAGATGTAAAGTGTCTGCTACTGTAATGTTTTGTGATGTGAGTAGGGTCATACTCACAGGCAGGCCTCTTACTCCAACAGGACCTGCTGTTCCAGCAAATCCTTTTAGACCCTGACAATTAGGCAAATTTAGTCAGTGCCCTCAGTCAATCCCCCAATCTCCAAATAATTCATTGACAAGACACAAAGGTATGCATAAAAAACAGAACaaatgtgtgtatttgtatttaggGAACTGTTATACACATACCTTTTCTCCAAACAAACCCTATAGAAAGAGAAAATTCATCACATTAGCATTTACTTTTTTTCCTGTATAAGTATGTTTACTATATTTTCAGAAATACAAGGGTAATAACAGTACCATATTTATGAAAAAGGACAACTTACAGGCAGTCCAGGTAGACCTGGGGTCCCCCATTCCCCATGAGGACCAATGTCTCCCTACAAAGACAGAACACATAAATCACTGTCAATACAACTCAATAGCAATGCCACGATTAATGATGAATACTTAACAGAACACTGAGTCGGAACACACTAGACGGACATATACTAGAAGGTGCATCTTACTTGTTCTCCTTTTAGGCCAGCCCTCCCTGTCTGACCCAAAGGGCCTTGTGTCCCCTGAAACAGACACTCAACTGACTCAATAGATCATGGAACTGGGTCCATTATTACATACAGGAAATGTATAGGGATATGAACATGGGAATGATGGAGGCAAAATGCATCCATAGTGAATCTACATTAAGATTTTTAGTACATCTGACTCGAGTGTAATATGCTTATTGGGATAAATGAGCTCAAAAGTACCTTCAACCCCTGACCTCCAGGAGGACCTGTTAATCccatcttccccttctctccctgtaAGTTTAGGGGAAATATATTAGTGTCACATAAAATGAGCTCAAAGTGCTGTACTTCTTCAATCATATCATAATCCTGTTGAGGCTTCAGTCAAGGTCTTACCTCTATACCTGGTCCACCCATTAGACCCTTCTCTCCTTGTAAGCCATTTGTCCCCTTTGAGAAAAACAAGGGACGTTATTTTCTGAGTTTTGGGGACCCAGTGATTGAGTTATACAGCTAATCCTCCTGGCATTGAAAAGTGCACACAGCCTTTCCAAAACAGATCAAATAACTTACGTAAGGCCCTTGTCTTCCTGGAGGCCCGGTTGAACCAaaatctctcctctttccctgtaGGCCAAAGAAAGGTCAAATCCTGATTAAAATCTGATGCCCCATTGACCTTACACAAACTCTCACCACTGCAAAATATTATCAAGGTGAAGaaacattatactgtatgttatggCGAATGCAAAATCGGGCCAGAGTTTCTCACGGTCAATAGTGATTACTgaccttttctcctctctctccacctaagCCTTTGCTTCCAGTTTTTCCTCTATTCCCCTTACATGGAAACAAAAACAGCTTTTAGAATCAAATGAAGAATCAAGATCCATATTAGTTGGAACGATACATTTTTAACATATGAAAAAGAGACTGAATAAGCAATGGTGTAATTCTCACCCTCCTTCCAATGTGTCCGGTCTTTCCTGGATACCCATTTCGACCATCATACCCCTGACAAAAAGAAATACCTACAATCACATACTACACTAAGTGGACATTATGATATGGCCTTTGATACAGGTAGGATGTCAGAATGGGACAGAGTGCTAAATACTATATATGTAGATGTAAAGACAGGTGAAAGGTGAAGCTTAACCTGACCTTTTGACCTTTCTGGCCTAGTCTCCCCTCAGGGCCTGTTTGACCTTTTGGTCCCTGAAGAGCAAAAAGGTAATGTTGACTTATCCTAAAACGTCATCAGTAGACATTTATTTCTGGTGAAGATGTTGGAATATGTGTGTTTCATTTGTATATATTAGGTCTACAACGTTATTGTAGCACTTACCAAAGGTCCTGGTGGGCCAACAGTTCCCTGAGGCCCCACCTCACCAGGCAAACCCTAAGAGTAgggatgagtaaaaaaaaaacatcaaccaaAATGTTTACTAACTTATGTCATGTTGCCAAAGACATATCAACACCACAGTTCACATGTGTCTATGTTCCTACCTTCAATCCAGGAGATGCTTGGGGCCCCCTGTCGCCTGGAAGACCCTCTGGACCCTGGACCCGACAGAGACATTCAGACCGTCATCTTAATGAACAATTTAGATGTTCTCTAGAAAGAAAGATATCAATCAGCCTCACCTGATCTCCTGGTTCTCCTTTATCTCCAGGCTCATCTTTGGGCCCCTTAAGTCCGGGGAAACCCTTTGgaccaatctctccctgtctccccatgCCTCCCCGCACTCCCTACAATAAACCAACAAAATTGAATTATGACAGAAATTGACCATGCAATTGCTGTGCATATGGTTTGAATTACAATCTTATCAATATAAATTGGCAGATGATTTGGATACTAGGTACCTTTGGTCCATGTTTCCCCATGTCACCATTCACTCCACTGATGCCTGACATCCCCTGTCATTAGAAGACAACAGCTCAATAAAACCAATCAAGCCTACAGTTACATTACTCTCTATAATTCATACATGAAAACGAACAACAATTTTGCTGGCAATACATACCTTAAGGCCTGAGTTTCCAGGGTTCCCAGCCATACCATAAGGGCCTTTGTCCCCCTAGAGAAATTACAACTCCATGTTACGGTACAGCTATATGGCATCATTGTCCCGATCGTGATTAGAGAATTTCAACATCATACTGTACCTTCTGCCCTTGTGGTCCATCAGCCCCAGCTAGTCCAAAAGGTCCTGGAACACCCTGGAACAATAACAGGTTGTGAGGCAGAGTATTTGACAATGCCATTAGAGACATTGCCATTACTGAGTAATAACAGATGTTCGAACTATCAATACACTCCAGTCTACTTCAAACCTACTTCCAGTCCAGACAAGCCTGATGGTCCAGCTTCCCCCATCAACCCCACCTGGCCCTGATGAACAGAAACAGGACACTGTTGAAGCGCCAAATCTACATGTCACACACATCACCTCTATTAAACCATCAAACATTAGTATAGAATACACCTTATCAGTCACTCACTCGTAGTCCTACGTAGcccttctctcccttcactcCTCTTTTCCCATTGTCCCCAAGAGCTCCTGAGGGCCCCTCCGACCAAGAAAATCCACGAGGTCCTATGTCCCCCTGGAGAGGAAAAACAACAATATGGAAAGTATCCGATTGGGATTTGTATGGCAGAGGAGCAAGAAAACATTTTTCAAAGACTTCTGAAAATCTTAACAGGCATTGTATCATACATATAGAACCACACATAAAGCATATAacctcttggatatagggggcgctattttaattttttgatgaaaaacgttcccgtttatacaagatattttgtcacgaaaagatgctcgactatgacagctttggaaagaaaacactctgacgtttccaaaactgcaaaggtATTGTCTGTGAATGCCACATAAcggatgttacaggcgaaacccagataaaaatccaatcaggaagtgccgcattttttaaaaccgcctcatgccaatgactccttatatggctgtgaatgagctacgaatgagcttacgttttccacgcattccccaaggtgtcaacagcattgtgatgtctttttaggcatttccattggagaatggctgtaagggaccatatatagcgagtggtcacatggtgtctcccggagaaaatcttgcgtaaaatactgaggtagccatttttccaatcgcttcttatgagaaaccaattgcctcgacggatatattatcgaatacatatgttaaaaacaccttgaggatggatcctaaacaacgtttgccgtgtttctgtcgatattatggagcaaatttggaaaaaagttcagcgttatagttgaagtatttttcggtcgatttctcagccaagcaggatgaacaaacgggagctttttcgcctacaaaaatattatttttggaaaaaaggaacatttgctatctaactgggagtctcctgagtgaaagcatctgaagttcttcaaaggtaaattatttaatttggttgcttttcttattttcgtgaaaatgttgcctgctgccagcagagcctagcatagcattatgccatgataaacttacacaaatgcttgtctagcgttggctgtaatgcatattttgaaaatctgagatgacagtgttgttaacaaaaggctaagcttgtgtttgaatatatttatttcatttaatttgcgattttcatgaataggaaaagttacgttatggtaatgcgcttgaggctatgattacgctcccggatacgggattgctagtCGTTAAGTAGGCCTTATTTATCCTGTTAATTCCATTACCTTTTGTCCTTTAGGACCAGGATATCCTCTGTTGCCGaaacctcccatctctccctgcaACAGACAATCACAGAAAACCATGAAACCACATCCCAAGCTGATAATGATGGCAGCCTGTGTCTGTAGATGAGCTTGGTAGAAAGGGTAATACAACTGACCTCTTTGCCCCTTGGCCCAGGCTCACCCTGCATCCCCTGGGAGCCCTGTGGCCCTGGCTCTCCCTGTAGTCCATTCAGCCCTGCCTTTCCAAAGGGACCTGGAGCTCCCTGTCTCACAGCAACATAGATGGGGTCAGAGAGGTGGGGATAGAGTAGTGAGCGATCTAATTAACACATTTGAACTGAACTACTGAAAAAGGGAGGAAATCCTATTGTGATGATGTCACTGACCGGTTCCCCCTTCCTGCCAGATGGCCCCTCCTCACCAACTGTTCCTGGGGGACCCTGGGAGGCAGGAGAATACAGTACAGGGTCATCAATGTCAGCCATGATAGCACTATTGCAAAGGTATTGTATGATATACCACACTTTACACAATGAAAACAAGAAATAGCAAAAACCACAACATCAGTCCTAATGGAGGTGGATTGGTATACGACTGTCTaagaacagacacacacctgcTGTCCATCCAGTCCAGATGGCCCACTGTCCCCAACAGGCCCTGCTGCTCCCTAAACAGAcacaacagtacagtacatcactcAATGCATTACTGACTGTCATGATTCATGCTTTATTCCTTTCAATCTATCATTGGAAAATAGAAAAAGACAAGAGCTAGGGCTGGCATTGAACTCACCTGCACTCCATTTTCTCCAACCTGCCCCATTACTCCATCTATCCCAGGAGTGCCCTGGATACAGTAGATAAAATACATTATCAGACTCAAGAGTGACTATACATGTATTGATAATACATGTTAATATCTGtaatgttcattcaaatatttaatcaacagaatatataataatacaaaaataatataatatactaatATAATACCAATATACAGATAGGCCTCTgatgacattttttttattggAATTAAACAATGAGAAAGATGAAAAGTACCCACTCACTGGAAACCCGGTGGGTCCGGCTAGCAACTGAGGCCCTAGAGGCCCCTGGCTTCCTGGGGGGCCTGGCTTTCCTGTCTTGCCCTCTGGCCCTGGTAGGCCTGGAGGACCCTAAAACCAGGTACATAGCGGTTAAagctttgggccagtaaacaAAATGTCACTGATTCAAATAccagtgcccttgagcaaggcacttaaccttaatttGCTCCAGGGCTGCCCCTGTAAAAAACACATTGCATTGCACCTATCCGATGTATGTaacaataaaaacatatttttttattatctTCTGATTCAACCAGAAGACAAATATGGACCATGGTACATTCACATCAGCCAACCATGGACCTCATAACTTAATCTGTCTCTAGAAAACAAAATGACCAAATCATCAAAGTGCCATCTAACCAAACAAGAGGACAAGGACATGATTTAAAAGTGCTACTCACTGGTGACCCCTGTATGCCATTGAGTCCATTGTCTCCTTGACGACCCTGAGGTGGATAAACCAGAAAAACATCATGGCAGAGTCAGGCTGTAACCCCAGGGGGAAACCTCTTCCAGTGTGTCTAAAGCTAGTCTGTATTAGTCAAATGGTCTTAAAGAGTGAGCTTCCTTACCTGAGGTCCAGCCGGCCCTCTCTCTCCATGAGATCCCTTTAACCCCTATAGGACAGATTAAAAACATCAACGTGGTAACGTGGTAATAAAAGGTATCAATGTGTAATATTTCCACCAATATTAGTTTACACTATTCTTTCCATAATGTGAGTGTCAGTACAGTGTACTCACTGGTGGTCCACTCTTCCCAGGGATACCAGCGGGACCTCTCACACCAAGTTCCCCCtgaggttagacagacagacaggtggcatTCAATGAAATCAACAACTATACTAACACTAACATGTGGTAGAACTGTATGGGGTATTTTCTTACCCTCTCTCCAAAATGACCAGGTCTCCCAGTTAAACCCACTGCTCCTGGGTAGCCCTGTACAAGGAATGGGTTTCCACAGTTACGGTTACAGTTGGTTGTTCCACACAAAGTTGGTTGTTGGCAGTAGTAGGTACCACTGCACTAAGATGATAATAATTGGTTTAAACATCTATCTTTGACACTTTTCTTAGAAAAAAGAACAGATTACAGTAACACCTACAGAGCATGAACTCTCACAGCGGGATTATAAAAATACTTTTCTAAACACATTAAGATAAATTAAATGTAGACTGGTTATGGCCACTAGCCCACTCTAACACCTTGTTGGGGTTGGACAGGCAACACTTACATACATGCCCACTGGCCCCTGGCGACCCTCCACGCCATCTTTCCCTGTGAAGccctagagaacagagagactcaTTAACGAGAAATGTCGGTAATATTTTGGTTTGTGACAGAGGCTCTTGGCCTACAGTACTCACCCTATCACCAGGTGGCCCAGGACTGACGTCTTGTCCAGACTTTCCTGGAGGACCCTGTTGAAATCATGAAATAGATATAAACATAAAGGGTAAGAATGGGTAGGTTGAGGAGGGTGACAGAATGTGCAGGTCCAGCAATGATAGGTGAGCGACATTTATTGTTGGACATACCTGAGCACCTGGGGGACCTGCTCGTCCTGGTGCTCCCCCCAGACCTGAAAATCCCTGGATTTATGACAGAGAGGTTAAACACACATTGACTCGTGAATATACGACCATGTACTGTAGCAACAATGTATACCCTAATTCAATGTGCCCTACCAGCATCACGTATCAAGACTTTACAAAGCAGTGTTGAGGACCTCAGATCATCCCTGGCTGTGCCATGCTGAATGTGTCTTACaaagacactgactgactgagcctACAAACCCCTGGGGATGATCAGGGCCTTGTAAACCTCTTTACTGGTAAACTATCTAGTCTTATTTGTCTGACATGTAGGTggtcatataaacaggagagCTGGGACAGCAATAGCCACCACAGGCCCACAGGCAAGCTGTTATATCTGTGTCTAAGGAGGATCATCTGAAAAACAACCAATCATACCTCTCTTTATTGCTATGGTTTATGAGAGTTCAGCAATGATTGAGCCATTTGTGTTTCTTTTCTTTTCACTGTTGACTTTTACTTGTTTAGAGCTGATTGGTTAAAGGGGTTTGACTCACTCTGTGTCCTTTAGTTCCAGGAATACCAGCAGAACCAAGCTCACcctacaatcacacacaacaacacaaacattaCACATATTGTTTTTATCATGCCATACATTTAttttctgtacagatgtaggatcttaattttagttagttttctacagcaggaaaataatcctgcagcaaaggGAAATttgaattatgtggattataattaatggacatttttgtaggggcaaatcaagtctgacatttgaaAGTGGACATTTTAAAACTCAAAGACACTACAATTTTGCATTTTCTGTTGTGCAGGAAAGTTCTCTGCAACAAAAGAATgaacaaattaagatcctactatctatctatctatctatctatctatctatctatctatctatctatctatctatctatctatctatctatctatctatctatctatctatctatctatctatctatctatctatctatctatctatctatctatctatctatctatctatctatctatctatctatctatctatctatctatctatctatctatctatctatctatctatctatctatctatctatctatctatctatctatctatctatctatctatctatctatctatctatctatctatctatctatctgtacaCAGAACTTATCCTGAAACCTACTTATCAATAATGATTGAAACCGCTGGGTTAGTACCTGTTCAAGGAACTGCATTGACAATGCACAGTAGACAAAAAGGAGTCAGTAGAAAATTCTAATAagtgatatttaaaaaaattaaaagttaTAAAATGGGAACCTGTGTACCAGGCTTTCCTTCTGCACCCTCAGTCCCAATCAGGCCTCTAAAACCCTGCaacataacacacagacatagacacaaacacgtctggcatacataccacacacaacaAGGACAGCTGATTGTTACTATAGCTACATTATCCATCAAGGATTGTCTGTCAAGTAATACTCATTTGAGAATGAATACTGTTCTCTTACCAGGATTCCAGGTATACCAAAAAGACCAGGCTGTCCAGTACGACCCTGGAAATAGAAGATATCAGAGGGAGAATGTGATTATTCCCCCAGTCCCAACAACATCTTCCAGCAGAGGGTATAGTAATGTATCTACAAAGATGATCTATTACAGCAGTGTTTccaaactccagtcctccagtaccccacaTTTCTGTTGTAGCCCCGAACAAGCATACCtcattcaacttgtcaactaatcattgAGCCCTCAATGAGTAGAATCAGGTGACTTTATCAGGGGCTACAACTAAAATGATTACTATTAggggtactcgaggactggagttgggaaacactgtattTGAGGAGACAGTTACCCTGGGTCCTTTAGGTCCTGATTTCCCATTATGGCCTGGAGTTCCCCTGTGGCCCTTAGGTGGAAACAAAGAGAGACATTCAAAATTAAGATTTTGAGTCTGTATTATGGCATGTGATACAAGAATATGGCATGACATAACTCATAACTGTcagtattatattgtattgtattgaaaCTCAGGTTATAAGACTTTGACATCTTTGGGAAGCTGGCCATTCAATATTGGCTCATTGAATGCAGCTGCATGTAGACTAGAACAAAGGAGAGGTCTAACAGAAGAGCTCTAGTTGTTCCCTCAGGACATGAAGTTCCCTCAGGAAAAATAAAGTAATTCTAAGTCTAAGTCTAGTTTGTTGTAATCACTCCACCAGACAGTGATAAACTCTGCGGACCTTTGACCCCTCCTTTCCAACCACTCCTTGGAGGCCGACCTCTCCATCTTCACCCTGCATGGGAGAGAAAGGGATCAGAGCCCTCTCATCAAAGGTTCAAATGAGCCGTGCCATTTCAGAAACACAAACTACAGGTATCCAACATAATCCTTCATACATTTTACATGAATCATGTATCAGTATGTAACAGCAGAAGAGGTACAGTAGGAAGATGAGGAGTGTTATTAATGTATGTTACAGT
This window encodes:
- the si:dkey-61l1.4 gene encoding collagen alpha-1(I) chain, which codes for MGSENLGKEKVNVLEHLSQLAVNTTNVSLSVGTQICPTLHIGLYATLAMPTHQAFGPRFVDEFSVLMELRSVQQEESSLVTVLSPYSHIQLQLRLSPHTVTFVSTHHRHYEFPVGMLPDGQWHQVSVGVSSSWLALYVDCELVERVNWTYPGQDITTDGLLMLGGIIEGFETPFEGALRQMTFVMGDPDAARHQCNLHLPMCDGTAPKAPRSPRTPHTHQDADMSSGDLLDDLTNSTGSSRESSTDKGDAVMDPSLPEGKSPISQHTATLQQQGNGFVGVDEADPSIFTLHHTDTGTRGSNSPYTVTALDENITTDAEDRPQHDIIDLDSTGPSPSFQRKGSDQKSPSQSGHPDPSVLLEENLLPPAGSAVEQGRISSGSLTQKGQGSSEGVGQAGSDHTGLLTVAPSEGDVIVGSDNKIYRLLSGPPGPVGPPGEQGCAGKEGYTGFKGDMGSQGVRGQEGRRGETGLPGPPGLPTLYLWRNSQEDWTDFRRSSFFHLLRAGWPTEQGPTGLIGEMGKPGLPGIPGDPGHRRMPGHRGDMGYPGPKGVSGRGGTWGRDGQHGLDGQPGPPGLPGLQGPTGYKGENAPPGERGDEGFTGKTGPCGDRGMTGEKGSKGEPGEPGSVGPLGPVGKRGVQGFSGSLGPQGDSGYDGAQGPIGPMGAPGVTGMIGAQGVNGSRGEAGPDGPVGRKGSPGPIGLSGQRGSPALRGIQGHPGMYGLPGQKGDIGEVGPMGMKGLPGLEGPVGTAGILGLKAAPGGTGFRGLDGDKGDAGPKGDRGSVGASGILGRQGERGQSGLSGLPGVRGQAGPQGIPGEDGEVGLQGVVGKEGSKGHRGTPGHNGKSGPKGPRGRTGQPGLFGIPGILGFRGLIGTEGAEGKPGTQGELGSAGIPGTKGHRGFSGLGGAPGRAGPPGAQGPPGKSGQDVSPGPPGDRGFTGKDGVEGRQGPVGMYGYPGAVGLTGRPGHFGERGELGVRGPAGIPGKSGPPGLKGSHGERGPAGPQGRQGDNGLNGIQGSPGPPGLPGPEGKTGKPGPPGSQGPLGPQLLAGPTGFPGTPGIDGVMGQVGENGVQGAAGPVGDSGPSGLDGQQGPPGTVGEEGPSGRKGEPGAPGPFGKAGLNGLQGEPGPQGSQGMQGEPGPRGKEGEMGGFGNRGYPGPKGQKGDIGPRGFSWSEGPSGALGDNGKRGVKGEKGYVGLRGQVGLMGEAGPSGLSGLEGVPGPFGLAGADGPQGQKGDKGPYGMAGNPGNSGLKGMSGISGVNGDMGKHGPKGVRGGMGRQGEIGPKGFPGLKGPKDEPGDKGEPGDQGPEGLPGDRGPQASPGLKGLPGEVGPQGTVGPPGPLGPKGQTGPEGRLGQKGQKGYDGRNGYPGKTGHIGRRGNRGKTGSKGLGGERGEKGKRRDFGSTGPPGRQGPYGTNGLQGEKGLMGGPGIEGEKGKMGLTGPPGGQGLKGTQGPLGQTGRAGLKGEQGDIGPHGEWGTPGLPGLPGLFGEKGLKGFAGTAGPVGVRGLPGLPGPPGPPGTSLNLSLAQLKDLMYLSDKPNYLLIQTLLDLLHQELHLLIDPPDGTKEHPATTCLELWLSQPNFTNGMYYIDPNQGSPVDALLVYCDFTTAPKTCLSPLQPQVPVKAWLKDSGTNNSFHWLSSKEKGFQFEYLGPDVVQMRFLRLNSRLTSQNITYSCQPGNIQGPGEREVKFLADTQRQSYLGTLQDCVPSEELHSGGRREAVFQFESEDLDLLPLRDLAVFGSSDLTQEFGFTVGPVCFS